The segment TTGTCTCCCACCGTGTCGGCTTCCTCCCCGGCCGACTGGCGTCGTCCTTCCGACTCGGCGTCGAAAGCCCTCGCTCCTTGAGGCCGGGGGCTCCGCCTCGAAAGACGCTGAAAAGCGCCGGACGGTCGATACAGTGCTCGATTCGTATCCCATCGCGGGCATGACGCCACGGATTTCTCGGCGCGCGGGACGACTGCTTGGCGAACGGATGGCCGCTGCGAATGACGGGGAGGGATCAAGAATCGCGAAAGGCGACGCGGTGATCGCTGCAACGGCTCTGGAACGGGGCGAGCCGGTCCTCACAGAAGATAAACACTTCAGAAACATCTCCGGGATTACGCACGAGACATACCGGTGAGTCACCGCTATAGCTAGCTTCCATGCTACTGACGAAATGACACGTCTACGAGCGGGGCGATCCGAGTACGTCGGGTCGTCGGAAGCCTCCGTCTTGCCGGTGGCGAAGAGCCGCTTGTGTCTCGAACGAATTGATCTCGGTGCAGTCCACCGTACAACCGTCCGGACACTGATCCCACGAACCATTTACCTCCGGCCCCCGTTCCCTCTGACATGGAGATAAACCCCGACGACAACCATCGCACCTGGGCGGAGCGCTCCGAGGAGTACTCGCCGGAATACTACGCCGAGATCGGGGCCAACGAGGTGAGCGAGACGCTCGCCGCGGTGTTCGATCACTACGTCGCCTCCGGCGCCGCGATCTTGGAGTTGGGGTGTAGCTCCGGTCGTCACCTCGAACACCTCCGCAAACAGGGATACACAGACCTCACCGGAATCGATCTCAACGACAACTCCTTCGAGGTCATGGCCGAGTACTTCCCCCGGCTCATCGAGACCGGGACCTTCCACACGGGCGCGATCGAGGAGTACCTCCCGACCGTGCCCGACGACCACTTCGACGTTGTCTACTCGGTCGAGACGCTCCAGCACGTCCACCCCGACGACGAGTGGGTCTTCGAGGAGGTTGCCCGCGTCGGTTCGGATCTGGTGATCACGGCCGAGAACGAGGGCAACAGCCCGGATCGCGGCCGCGTCGATTCGAAGGTGAGCACCGTCAACGACGACTTCCCGCTGTATCACCGCGACTGGAAGGCGGTGTTTTCCGAACTGGGGCTGGCGCATCTGCTCTGTGAGTCCGGCAAACGCGATACGGTTCGCGTGTTTCGGGCGGTTTGAGGCCCGTTCGACCGCGGTGAACGGGACATCCGTCAGCCCGAAGAGGGGGGTCCAGACCCCGGTCGTCCGATCGGGGGCAC is part of the Natronomonas salsuginis genome and harbors:
- a CDS encoding PIN domain-containing protein, which translates into the protein CLPPCRLPPRPTGVVLPTRRRKPSLLEAGGSASKDAEKRRTVDTVLDSYPIAGMTPRISRRAGRLLGERMAAANDGEGSRIAKGDAVIAATALERGEPVLTEDKHFRNISGITHETYR
- a CDS encoding class I SAM-dependent methyltransferase, producing MNPDDNHRTWAERSEEYSPEYYAEIGANEVSETLAAVFDHYVASGAAILELGCSSGRHLEHLRKQGYTDLTGIDLNDNSFEVMAEYFPRLIETGTFHTGAIEEYLPTVPDDHFDVVYSVETLQHVHPDDEWVFEEVARVGSDLVITAENEGNSPDRGRVDSKVSTVNDDFPLYHRDWKAVFSELGLAHLLCESGKRDTVRVFRAV